A stretch of the Neodiprion lecontei isolate iyNeoLeco1 chromosome 4, iyNeoLeco1.1, whole genome shotgun sequence genome encodes the following:
- the LOC124293818 gene encoding uncharacterized protein LOC124293818 yields the protein MKMYLSLETTIRFVKTSSRLMFGWPLPLGTKRIIILRRRILRILSTANIIIIVSAQIFNIYRNREDRLNMFLCMTEMTAISAVMAFLIIYHIEEDRLRALITEMTTFVRNATDQELAVIGFYMRKCSLLHTMVIAVMVLGGIVYSLAPTVLPQPLPIKTAYPFSIELFWIWALLYGENVFTVLQVSSAVCTSLIFVDLTWFAAARFDIVNTEIERASNLNEVNKCVRHHQESLKFASRLSKTVGRMALAVAASNFAAVMFAGVVITFRQFYLLDFVKVVAFEMMSMVHVFLYAWPADYLAQLSQRLSESVLHGQWLGKSPKMQRSVVMMMQRANDPVIIKIDGLLPALNLETFGAGLSTSFSYIATLLAIFGE from the exons ATGAAGATGTACTTGTCGCTAGAGACGACGATTCGCTTCGTAAAGACATCGTCGAGACTGATGTTCGGTTGGCCGCTGCCTCTTGGCACTAAGCGTATCATCATCCTGAGACGTCGGATTTTGAGGATCTTATCGACGgctaatataataattatagtttCAGCACagatattcaatatttaccGCAACAGAGAAGACCGCCTCAACATGTTCTTGTGCATGACAGAGATGACGGCAATATCTGCTGTGATGGCATTTCTGATCATCTATCATATCGAAGAAGACCGCCTTCGA GCATTGATAACCGAAATGACGACGTTCGTGAGAAATGCTACGGATCAAGAACTAGCTGTGATTGGGTTCTACATGAGAAAGTGTTCATTACTCCATACAATGGTTATCGCAGTGATGGTTCTCGGTGGGATTGTGTACTCTTTGGCACCCACTGTTCTACCTCAGCCCTTACCGATTAAGACCGCATACCCGTTTTCAATAGAGCTATTTTGGATTTGGGCTCTTCTGTACGGCGAAAATGTTTTCACTGTTCTCCAAGTTTCATCCGCAGTGTGCACGAGCCTGATCTTCGTTGATTTAACCTGGTTCGCCGCTGCCAGGTTTGATATCGTGAACACGGAAATCGAAAGGGCGAGCAACCTGAATGAAGTCAACAAATGTGTTCGACATCACCAAGAATCGCTAAA GTTTGCGAGCAGACTGTCGAAGACTGTGGGTCGTATGGCTTTAGCGGTGGCCGCATCGAACTTCGCTGCAGTTATGTTTGCAGGAGTCGTGATCACTTTT AGGCAATTCTACTTACTTGATTTCGTCAAGGTGGTGGCCTTCGAGATGATGTCGATGGTCCATGTTTTTTTGTACGCCTGGCCAGCGGACTACTTGGCTCAGTTG AGTCAACGTCTATCGGAATCCGTTTTACATGGCCAGTGGCTAGGCAAATCGCCCAAGATGCAACGCTCGGTAGTGATGATGATGCAAAGGGCCAATGATCCAGTCATAATCAAAATCGACGGCCTGCTTCCTGCCTTGAACCTGGAAACGTTTGGAGCT GGGTTATCAACCAGTTTCTCGTATATCGCAACGCTTCTCGCTATTTTCGGCGAGTGA